The following are encoded together in the Robertmurraya sp. FSL R5-0851 genome:
- a CDS encoding glycosyltransferase, translated as MKILIITGSFPPIKCGVGDYTNLLATHLAENTSIEVTVLTSSSCKTDLKNVRVFPIINTWDMSSLSEIKRVVEEIRPDLIHIQYPTTGYERYMTPSIIPLVLRLSGGYPIVQTWHEPLSKKGWIRYLPNALVRSTLIFVENGFMEKLPRFYHWLLRKNEKFHVSISSNIPKAILSEKEVKEIREKLVGIDNVNKNTIAYFGFITPKKGIEQLIEASDPTKDNLILLCEFNVDNPYHVELKRYIEKSKWKENIIVTGYLSDEKVANYLSVSDLAVFPFTEGSTERNGSILAARMQGTFVITTSNNGEGLTHEGGVYLVPPNDEGKLSDAISVHRRNSNKSDKSQVLSWSEVANKHIEIYKKTIQKLTGGANVKNV; from the coding sequence ATGAAGATTTTAATTATTACTGGTTCATTCCCACCGATAAAGTGCGGGGTTGGGGATTATACAAATTTATTAGCTACGCACCTTGCAGAAAACACGAGTATTGAAGTAACGGTATTAACTTCAAGTAGTTGTAAAACTGACCTAAAGAATGTCAGGGTTTTCCCAATTATCAATACATGGGATATGAGTAGTCTTAGTGAAATTAAACGAGTTGTTGAAGAAATAAGGCCTGATTTGATACATATCCAATATCCTACAACAGGCTATGAGAGATATATGACTCCTTCAATTATCCCACTAGTTTTGAGATTATCGGGAGGCTATCCAATTGTACAGACTTGGCATGAGCCATTAAGTAAAAAGGGCTGGATTAGATATTTGCCGAATGCTCTTGTAAGAAGCACATTAATATTTGTGGAAAATGGCTTTATGGAAAAACTGCCAAGATTTTATCATTGGTTATTAAGAAAAAACGAAAAATTCCATGTCTCAATCTCTTCAAATATCCCAAAAGCAATTCTTTCTGAGAAAGAAGTTAAAGAGATACGAGAAAAATTAGTTGGAATAGACAATGTTAATAAAAATACAATTGCATACTTTGGATTTATAACGCCTAAAAAAGGGATTGAGCAATTAATAGAGGCATCTGATCCAACAAAGGATAACCTTATCTTATTGTGTGAATTTAATGTTGATAATCCGTACCACGTAGAACTAAAGAGATATATAGAAAAATCAAAATGGAAAGAAAATATTATTGTCACAGGTTATTTATCGGACGAGAAGGTAGCTAATTACCTATCAGTTTCAGACTTGGCTGTATTCCCTTTTACAGAAGGATCGACAGAAAGAAATGGATCCATTCTTGCAGCTAGAATGCAAGGCACGTTCGTTATTACTACAAGTAATAATGGAGAAGGATTAACGCATGAAGGTGGAGTTTACCTTGTGCCTCCAAATGATGAGGGGAAATTAAGTGATGCAATCTCTGTTCATAGAAGGAATAGTAATAAAAGTGACAAATCACAAGTGCTCTCTTGGTCTGAGGTAGCGAACAAGCATATTGAAAT
- a CDS encoding glycosyltransferase family 2 protein: MQSSVCAVIVTFNRLDLLKEEIQALVKQTRALDKIFIVNNNSSDGTKEYLEELKNSISNLHPIHLDENLGGAGGFYVGTKEAFDKGYDWIWIMDDDAEPELNCLEKLLETAENNDNVGFVAPLIIHKTTKVVQNYHHKRINESLTTDFPLSLEEIKGNKEISLDANAFVGPLISKKVIEKIGLPRSDFFIWLDDTEYTHRITRISKGILNTEAVIFHKDKDAVEDHVRNFWKVCYGFRNRMLWIQSSLKGFSLIASLLKMTMVYLKMVAKIYLQSRWKNNRFFVLSYLNKAFKDGISNRSGKFIDPIHYLKNVKQ; encoded by the coding sequence ATGCAATCTAGTGTGTGTGCAGTGATCGTAACCTTTAATAGGTTAGACCTATTAAAGGAAGAAATCCAAGCTCTAGTTAAACAAACTAGAGCTCTCGATAAAATCTTTATAGTTAATAACAATAGTTCAGATGGAACAAAAGAGTATCTTGAGGAATTAAAGAATTCTATAAGTAATCTTCACCCCATTCACTTAGATGAGAATTTAGGTGGTGCAGGGGGCTTTTACGTTGGTACAAAAGAGGCATTCGATAAAGGATATGATTGGATTTGGATCATGGATGATGATGCTGAACCAGAACTCAATTGCCTAGAAAAGTTGTTAGAAACAGCAGAGAATAATGATAACGTAGGCTTTGTTGCTCCTTTAATCATACATAAAACAACCAAAGTAGTTCAAAATTATCACCATAAGAGAATAAATGAATCGTTAACAACAGATTTTCCATTATCACTAGAGGAAATCAAAGGAAATAAAGAGATTTCCTTAGATGCAAATGCTTTTGTTGGACCATTAATCTCAAAGAAGGTAATAGAAAAAATAGGATTACCTCGAAGTGACTTCTTTATTTGGTTAGATGATACTGAGTATACTCATCGTATTACTCGTATTAGTAAAGGAATTTTGAATACCGAGGCTGTTATATTCCATAAGGATAAAGATGCGGTAGAAGATCATGTTAGAAATTTTTGGAAGGTATGTTATGGTTTTAGAAATAGAATGCTTTGGATCCAAAGTAGCTTGAAGGGATTTTCTCTAATAGCAAGCCTCCTAAAAATGACGATGGTCTATTTGAAAATGGTTGCTAAAATTTATCTTCAGAGCAGATGGAAGAATAATCGTTTTTTTGTGTTGAGTTATCTAAACAAAGCTTTTAAGGATGGAATTAGTAACCGTAGTGGAAAATTTATTGATCCCATACACTACCTTAAAAATGTGAAGCAATAG
- the glf gene encoding UDP-galactopyranose mutase has product MFDHVIIGAGFAGSVIAERIATQLNEKVLIIEKRNHIAGNAYDSYDKDGILIHNYGPHIFHTKVKSVWDYLSNYTEWYHYHHEVLGVIDGKRVPIPFNINTLHEMFPKHLADKLEQKLIEKYGYNQKVPILKLREQDDEDLRFLAEFIYEKVFLGYTLKQWGISPEELDPTVTGRVPVYISRDNRYFQDPFQGMPKHGYTKLFENMLDHPNIKVMLNTDYKEVLEVDFETGELKLFNQPFKGKVVYTGPIDYFFNYKHGELPYRSLNFLFENYNQEKYQDAGTVNYPNDYSFTRATEFKYLTNQKSATTTIVKEFSQEHIPGENTPYYPIKNDDNFNKYRDYRNESKKFDNLIFVGRLAEYQYYDMDMVVAKSLKVFGEKFLKNE; this is encoded by the coding sequence ATGTTTGACCACGTAATTATTGGTGCAGGTTTTGCAGGAAGTGTAATAGCTGAAAGAATTGCAACTCAATTAAATGAGAAAGTATTAATTATTGAAAAGCGAAACCATATCGCGGGAAATGCTTATGATTCATATGATAAGGATGGAATCCTTATTCATAATTACGGTCCTCATATATTCCATACTAAGGTAAAATCTGTATGGGACTACTTATCTAACTATACAGAGTGGTACCACTATCATCATGAAGTTTTAGGTGTCATTGATGGTAAAAGAGTGCCGATTCCATTTAATATTAATACCCTTCATGAAATGTTTCCTAAACATTTAGCTGATAAATTGGAACAAAAATTAATTGAGAAATACGGTTATAATCAGAAGGTTCCTATCTTGAAATTAAGAGAGCAAGATGATGAGGATTTAAGATTTTTGGCTGAATTCATTTATGAAAAGGTCTTTCTCGGATACACTCTTAAACAGTGGGGGATTTCTCCTGAAGAGTTAGATCCAACTGTTACTGGTCGTGTTCCAGTTTATATTAGTAGGGATAACCGTTATTTCCAGGATCCGTTTCAAGGTATGCCAAAACATGGATATACTAAATTGTTTGAAAATATGTTAGATCATCCTAATATTAAAGTGATGCTTAATACGGACTATAAAGAAGTGTTAGAAGTGGATTTTGAAACGGGAGAACTAAAATTATTTAATCAGCCATTTAAAGGTAAAGTTGTTTATACAGGTCCAATTGACTACTTCTTTAATTATAAGCATGGTGAACTCCCATATCGTTCTTTGAATTTCCTATTTGAAAATTATAATCAAGAAAAGTATCAAGATGCTGGAACAGTTAACTACCCTAATGATTATAGCTTTACTAGAGCAACTGAGTTTAAATATCTTACAAACCAAAAGAGCGCAACTACTACTATTGTTAAAGAATTTTCACAAGAGCATATTCCGGGTGAAAATACGCCATATTATCCAATAAAAAATGATGATAACTTTAATAAGTACAGAGATTACAGAAATGAAAGTAAAAAATTCGATAATTTGATCTTTGTAGGACGTTTAGCAGAGTATCAGTACTACGATATGGATATGGTAGTCGCAAAATCATTGAAGGTATTTGGAGAGAAGTTTTTAAAAAATGAATAG
- a CDS encoding flippase, which translates to MSSKKKLLENFFSLLFLQGFNFLLPLLTLPYLVRVLGPANYGVIAFALAFVQFFVIITDYGFNLTATRQISINRDNHSKLEEIYNSVLNSKLLIMVISFVGYFLIVTLVPRFSKDVELFLWAYGMVVGNVLFPVWFFQGMEKMKFISILNVISKLVFASGIFIFVQGKSDLILVPILQSIGFIVAGVIALFVIRLKFGVKYRLSSIESIRYQLKDGLDVFLSTVAISLYTISNTFILGLFTNNTIVGYYASAEKLINAATGLITPVSQTVYPHLNKLVIESKERALQFLKKMLYGISLVTGLVSIIIFFFSNHIVDIVLGPNYGESVVILKILAFLPLIIGLSNVFGVQTLLTFGFKKVFSRILIIASTLSVVLALILVPNFEVIGTAIGFVVTELFVTICMGCYLYNKKINLWR; encoded by the coding sequence ATGTCTTCAAAGAAAAAATTGTTAGAGAACTTCTTTTCATTACTCTTTCTACAGGGATTTAACTTTTTGTTGCCATTGCTTACATTGCCTTATTTAGTACGAGTGTTAGGTCCAGCAAATTATGGTGTCATTGCTTTTGCCCTAGCATTCGTACAATTTTTTGTTATCATTACTGATTATGGTTTTAATTTAACCGCAACTAGACAGATCTCAATTAATAGGGATAATCATTCTAAGTTAGAAGAAATTTATAATTCAGTTTTGAATTCAAAATTACTTATTATGGTTATCTCATTTGTAGGTTATTTCCTTATAGTTACTCTTGTTCCACGCTTCTCTAAGGATGTGGAACTATTTTTATGGGCTTATGGAATGGTGGTAGGAAATGTCCTCTTCCCTGTGTGGTTTTTTCAGGGGATGGAGAAAATGAAATTTATTAGTATACTTAACGTCATCTCAAAGCTAGTTTTTGCAAGCGGAATATTTATTTTTGTTCAAGGTAAATCAGATTTAATTTTGGTTCCAATACTACAATCTATAGGGTTTATAGTTGCTGGAGTTATTGCACTATTTGTTATTCGATTGAAATTTGGAGTGAAATACCGTTTAAGTTCCATAGAAAGTATTCGTTACCAACTCAAAGATGGTTTAGATGTATTCCTTTCAACAGTTGCAATTAGCTTATATACCATAAGTAACACTTTTATTTTAGGCTTGTTTACAAATAATACTATTGTTGGATACTATGCGAGTGCAGAGAAATTAATAAATGCTGCTACAGGCCTAATCACACCAGTTTCTCAAACAGTATATCCCCATTTAAATAAACTGGTAATTGAATCAAAAGAAAGAGCACTTCAATTTCTTAAGAAGATGCTTTATGGAATATCGCTGGTGACTGGCCTAGTTTCAATAATTATTTTCTTCTTTTCAAATCATATTGTTGATATAGTACTAGGTCCAAATTATGGCGAATCTGTTGTTATCCTAAAGATACTAGCCTTTTTACCACTAATTATTGGTCTTAGCAATGTATTTGGTGTACAAACTCTGCTAACTTTTGGATTTAAGAAAGTATTTTCTCGAATCTTAATTATTGCGAGTACTCTTAGTGTAGTTTTAGCATTAATTCTTGTCCCGAATTTTGAAGTCATAGGTACTGCAATTGGTTTTGTGGTTACCGAATTGTTTGTTACGATTTGTATGGGATGTTATTTATATAATAAAAAAATTAATCTTTGGAGGTAA
- a CDS encoding sugar transferase, producing the protein MYLFIKRCIDILGASIGLLIASPFFIIISLMYLFGENKGPVIFRQTRIGEGGNEFKIFKFRSMVVNAEEKLKANEILFKKYVENSYKLEPEEDPRITKTGRFLRKTSLDELPQLINVLKGEMSLVGPRPVVVEELDEYGNKVSDFLSVKPGVTGYWQVSGRSEVLYPERVGVELYYVYNQSLLLDIKILFKTIQVVLLKKGAF; encoded by the coding sequence ATGTATCTCTTTATTAAGAGATGTATTGATATATTAGGTGCATCTATCGGACTACTAATAGCAAGTCCTTTCTTTATAATAATTTCACTGATGTATTTATTTGGAGAAAATAAAGGGCCTGTAATTTTTAGACAAACTAGAATCGGAGAAGGTGGAAATGAATTTAAAATTTTTAAATTCCGTTCTATGGTTGTTAATGCAGAAGAAAAATTAAAGGCAAATGAAATATTATTTAAAAAGTATGTAGAAAATAGTTATAAGCTTGAACCGGAAGAAGATCCTCGTATTACAAAAACGGGTAGATTCTTAAGAAAAACAAGTTTAGATGAACTTCCACAACTTATCAATGTCCTAAAAGGGGAAATGAGTTTAGTGGGTCCTAGACCTGTAGTAGTCGAGGAACTAGACGAATATGGTAACAAGGTAAGCGATTTTCTATCCGTAAAACCTGGTGTAACAGGTTACTGGCAGGTTAGCGGAAGAAGTGAGGTACTCTACCCTGAACGAGTGGGTGTAGAACTATACTATGTTTATAATCAATCTTTATTGTTAGATATAAAGATTTTATTCAAAACTATACAAGTCGTGTTATTAAAAAAAGGTGCGTTTTAG
- the galU gene encoding UTP--glucose-1-phosphate uridylyltransferase GalU, whose protein sequence is MKKVKKAIIPAAGLGTRFLPATKAMPKEMLPIVDKPTIQYIIEEAVQSGIEDIIIVTGKGKRAIEDHFDNAFELEHNLAEKGKFELLEKVQAPSKLANIHYIRQQDPKGLGHAVWCARSFIGDEPFAVLLGDDIVEGKDTPSLKQLINQYDQTGSSVIGIQTVKDEDTHRYGIIDPAEQSGRMYKVGAFVEKPQPGTAPSNLAIMGRYVLTPEIFDLLGEQQVGAGGEIQLTDAIQKLNAIQDVYAYDFEGTRYDVGEKLGFIKTTVDFALKHEDLREEVLEYLKEVFERTLVKG, encoded by the coding sequence TTGAAAAAAGTAAAAAAAGCGATTATTCCAGCAGCTGGATTGGGAACTAGATTCCTGCCAGCAACTAAAGCAATGCCAAAAGAAATGTTACCTATCGTAGATAAACCTACGATTCAATATATTATTGAAGAAGCTGTTCAATCAGGAATTGAAGATATTATTATTGTAACAGGAAAAGGCAAGCGCGCAATTGAGGACCATTTTGATAATGCTTTTGAACTAGAACACAATCTAGCTGAAAAAGGAAAGTTTGAGCTTTTAGAGAAAGTCCAAGCACCTTCTAAACTAGCAAACATTCATTATATTAGACAGCAAGATCCTAAAGGTTTGGGTCACGCAGTATGGTGTGCTAGAAGCTTTATAGGTGATGAGCCATTTGCGGTTCTACTTGGAGATGATATTGTTGAAGGGAAAGATACACCATCTCTGAAGCAATTAATCAATCAGTATGATCAAACAGGATCTTCAGTAATCGGCATACAAACAGTTAAAGATGAGGATACACATCGTTATGGAATTATTGATCCAGCCGAACAGAGTGGGCGCATGTATAAAGTAGGTGCATTTGTTGAGAAACCACAACCTGGAACAGCACCTTCTAATTTAGCAATCATGGGGAGATATGTGTTAACACCTGAAATATTTGACCTGCTTGGCGAGCAACAGGTTGGTGCTGGTGGTGAGATTCAATTAACAGATGCGATACAAAAATTGAATGCAATTCAAGATGTATATGCATATGATTTTGAAGGAACACGTTATGATGTGGGTGAAAAGTTAGGGTTTATTAAAACAACGGTCGACTTTGCTTTAAAGCATGAAGACCTTAGAGAAGAGGTATTGGAATACCTTAAAGAAGTATTTGAGCGTACTTTGGTGAAAGGGTGA
- a CDS encoding phospho-sugar mutase: MNWKHTYKKWFNYEGLNVELKDQLMKLSNSQKVLEDSFYKHLEFGTGGMRGEIGPGTNRMNIYTIRRAAEGLAKFIETQGELAKQRGIVIAYDSRHKSPEFALEVAKTAGKYGIKVYLFEDLRPTPVLSFAVRYLNAVSGVVITASHNPPEYNGFKVYGEDGGQIPPESADKIIGYVNEVEDELLVEVTEEKDMLTEGQLTYIGKQIDHAYTAALEKIQQNKQLVQSVSNDLKIVFSPLHGTANIAVREGLKAFGFENVTVVSEQELPDPNFSTVESPNPEEHAAFELAIKYGQKVDADILLATDPDADRLGVAVKNQEGEYVVLTGNQMGALMLEYLLSQKKEQGKLPVNGVVVKTIVTSEIGRDIAKAYNIETLDTLTGFKFIGEKIYEFEQTGSHEFLFGYEESYGYLIGDFVRDKDAVQSAVFAAEVAAFYKAQGKTLYEGLLEIFTKYGYYQEALSSITLKGIEGAEKISYIMEKFRTEPLLEVGGIDVAVIEDYKAGTKTTVQTNSKSKIELPNSNVLKYHLSDGSWYCLRPSGTEPKAKFYFGVKADSLELSDKKLQTIQNVIMGKVNEIIAE; this comes from the coding sequence ATGAATTGGAAACATACATACAAAAAATGGTTTAATTACGAAGGTTTAAATGTAGAGCTTAAAGACCAGCTGATGAAGCTCTCAAATTCACAAAAGGTGTTAGAAGACAGTTTTTATAAGCATTTAGAATTTGGTACGGGCGGAATGAGAGGGGAGATTGGCCCTGGGACAAATCGTATGAACATTTATACCATTAGAAGAGCTGCAGAAGGATTGGCAAAGTTTATCGAAACACAAGGAGAATTAGCAAAACAAAGAGGGATCGTTATTGCTTATGATTCTCGCCATAAATCTCCAGAGTTTGCATTAGAAGTTGCAAAAACTGCAGGGAAATATGGAATAAAAGTTTACTTGTTTGAGGATCTACGGCCTACTCCAGTGTTATCATTTGCAGTAAGATATCTAAATGCAGTCTCTGGTGTTGTTATTACAGCTAGCCATAATCCTCCTGAATATAACGGCTTTAAGGTTTATGGAGAGGATGGCGGACAAATTCCGCCTGAGAGTGCTGATAAGATTATCGGTTATGTTAATGAAGTAGAGGATGAGCTACTTGTAGAAGTAACTGAAGAAAAGGACATGCTAACAGAAGGTCAATTAACGTACATTGGAAAGCAAATTGATCATGCATATACGGCTGCTTTGGAAAAGATTCAACAAAACAAGCAACTTGTACAAAGTGTATCAAATGATCTTAAGATTGTATTTTCACCTCTTCATGGTACGGCAAACATAGCAGTTAGAGAAGGTCTAAAGGCGTTTGGTTTCGAGAATGTGACTGTGGTAAGTGAGCAAGAGCTTCCAGACCCAAACTTTTCAACGGTTGAATCCCCGAACCCTGAAGAACATGCAGCATTTGAATTGGCTATAAAATATGGACAAAAAGTGGATGCGGATATTTTATTAGCTACGGACCCGGATGCAGATCGACTAGGTGTAGCTGTTAAAAATCAAGAGGGTGAGTATGTAGTTCTTACTGGTAACCAGATGGGAGCATTAATGCTTGAGTACTTGCTTTCTCAGAAGAAGGAACAGGGAAAATTACCTGTTAATGGGGTTGTCGTAAAAACGATTGTAACCTCTGAGATTGGAAGAGATATTGCTAAAGCTTATAACATAGAAACATTAGATACTTTAACAGGGTTTAAATTTATTGGTGAGAAAATTTATGAGTTTGAGCAAACAGGCTCACATGAGTTTCTCTTCGGTTATGAAGAAAGTTATGGATACCTAATTGGTGATTTTGTTAGAGATAAGGATGCAGTACAATCGGCTGTCTTCGCGGCAGAAGTCGCAGCATTTTATAAAGCACAAGGTAAAACTCTTTACGAAGGATTATTAGAAATTTTTACGAAGTATGGCTATTACCAAGAAGCATTGAGCTCTATTACTCTGAAGGGAATTGAGGGTGCTGAGAAGATTTCATATATAATGGAGAAGTTTCGAACAGAACCGTTGCTAGAGGTAGGAGGCATCGATGTGGCGGTAATTGAAGATTACAAAGCTGGGACTAAAACAACTGTCCAAACAAACAGTAAAAGTAAAATAGAATTACCAAACTCAAATGTATTGAAATATCATCTTTCCGATGGATCTTGGTACTGTTTAAGACCATCAGGAACGGAGCCAAAGGCAAAGTTCTATTTTGGAGTAAAGGCTGATAGCTTGGAGTTAAGCGATAAAAAGCTACAAACCATCCAAAATGTTATAATGGGCAAAGTGAATGAAATTATAGCCGAGTAA
- the manA gene encoding mannose-6-phosphate isomerase, class I, translating into MREPIFFKPIFQERIWGGEQLTSFGYDVPSSKTGECWAFAAHENGQSIVKNGEYKGKTLGDLWSSNRELFGGIEGDRFPLLTKILDANDDLSVQVHPNDEYAYAHENGELGKTECWYIIDCKPGAEIILGHNAQSKEDFIQMIEEGKWEELLRKVPVKPGDFFFVPSGTIHAIGKGIVILETQQNSDTTYRVYDYDRMDDNGNKRELHITKSIEVSTIPHQPAKVETEVSRTDDLTVTTFVRDRYFTVQKWHLSGRAEQQQNKPFQLVSVMEGAGTLTVSNGDQFNFTKGDHFLLPSNLGAFSLEGNCECMVSFL; encoded by the coding sequence ATGAGAGAACCAATTTTTTTTAAACCTATTTTTCAAGAGAGAATCTGGGGTGGAGAACAACTAACATCATTCGGATATGATGTTCCTTCTTCAAAGACAGGAGAGTGTTGGGCATTCGCCGCTCACGAAAATGGGCAAAGTATTGTTAAAAACGGAGAATACAAAGGGAAAACACTCGGTGATTTGTGGAGCTCCAACCGTGAGTTGTTTGGTGGTATTGAAGGAGATCGTTTCCCCCTCCTAACAAAGATTTTGGATGCTAACGATGATCTTTCTGTTCAGGTTCACCCTAATGATGAATATGCCTATGCTCATGAAAATGGGGAATTAGGTAAAACTGAATGCTGGTATATTATAGATTGTAAACCGGGGGCAGAGATTATTCTTGGTCATAATGCTCAATCAAAAGAAGACTTTATTCAAATGATTGAGGAAGGAAAATGGGAGGAGTTACTTCGAAAGGTACCGGTAAAACCGGGAGATTTCTTTTTTGTACCTAGTGGTACGATTCATGCAATCGGAAAAGGGATTGTTATCCTAGAAACCCAACAGAATTCGGATACAACGTACCGCGTTTATGATTATGATCGTATGGACGACAATGGGAACAAAAGAGAATTACATATCACTAAATCAATAGAAGTATCGACCATTCCTCATCAACCAGCTAAAGTAGAAACAGAAGTTTCTCGAACAGATGACCTAACTGTGACAACCTTTGTCAGAGACCGTTATTTTACTGTTCAAAAATGGCATCTATCTGGTAGAGCTGAGCAACAACAAAATAAGCCTTTTCAGCTGGTAAGTGTGATGGAAGGGGCAGGAACACTTACGGTTTCTAACGGTGACCAGTTTAATTTTACAAAGGGGGACCATTTCTTATTACCTTCCAATTTAGGGGCGTTTTCTCTTGAAGGTAATTGTGAATGCATGGTGTCATTTTTATAG
- a CDS encoding flippase, giving the protein MSTKKRLVTNFLSLASVQGLNFILPLVTLPYLLQTVGPSKFGLISFAQAFIQYFILFTDYGFNLVATRDISLARDNKQRLSTIFSTVMLIRTLLLMVSFILLIILVLLVPKFQGDSMIYFITFGMVIGNVLFPIWFFQGIEQMKTISILNVISKGIFTVGIFIFVKDPSEYLLVPILNTLGSIAIGFIAIYIILTRYHIRFIRPSIPDIKNQLKEGWHIFVSNVVTSLYTTSNIFILGFFASNTIVGYYSSAEKVVKAVSSVISPLVQTIYPYLSKALQESRERALWILNKMFIIITFGMGLLSLIVGIFAEPLVIIGLGEEYIETIPLLQILAPMPLVLGWANIFGILTMINFDYKKELSRIYIVASLFSVVLMILLIPPFREYGTAWIAILTETFATLLMIVFLWRKGVHVWAPRKNRKEHANG; this is encoded by the coding sequence ATGTCCACCAAAAAAAGATTAGTAACCAACTTCTTATCCTTAGCTAGTGTTCAAGGTTTAAATTTCATACTTCCTTTAGTCACCCTGCCCTATTTATTGCAAACCGTAGGCCCAAGTAAGTTCGGATTAATTAGCTTTGCGCAAGCATTTATTCAGTACTTTATTCTTTTTACAGATTATGGATTCAACTTAGTGGCTACCAGAGATATCTCCTTAGCTCGAGATAATAAACAGCGATTGTCTACTATTTTCTCTACTGTCATGCTTATACGGACACTCTTGCTAATGGTTAGCTTCATCCTTCTGATCATATTAGTCCTTTTGGTTCCTAAGTTCCAAGGTGATAGCATGATTTATTTTATTACCTTTGGTATGGTTATCGGAAATGTCCTTTTTCCTATCTGGTTCTTTCAAGGAATTGAACAGATGAAGACCATTTCTATATTAAATGTCATCTCAAAAGGGATCTTCACAGTAGGAATTTTTATTTTCGTAAAGGACCCTTCTGAATATTTATTAGTACCTATTTTAAATACTCTTGGATCTATTGCCATTGGATTCATTGCCATATACATTATACTGACACGCTATCATATTCGCTTTATCAGACCTTCTATCCCAGATATAAAGAATCAATTAAAAGAGGGTTGGCATATATTTGTTTCAAATGTTGTTACTAGTTTATACACAACCAGCAATATATTTATTTTAGGTTTCTTTGCATCAAACACAATAGTTGGATACTACTCAAGTGCCGAGAAAGTAGTAAAGGCTGTATCTAGTGTAATTTCTCCACTAGTTCAAACCATATATCCTTATTTGAGTAAGGCATTACAAGAGTCGAGAGAGAGAGCTTTATGGATCTTGAATAAAATGTTCATAATCATTACTTTCGGAATGGGATTATTATCACTGATTGTAGGAATCTTTGCAGAGCCATTAGTAATCATTGGATTAGGTGAGGAATATATAGAAACCATTCCCTTACTTCAGATTCTCGCTCCTATGCCTCTTGTATTAGGTTGGGCAAATATCTTTGGTATACTAACGATGATTAATTTTGATTATAAAAAGGAATTATCACGAATATATATTGTTGCTAGTTTGTTTAGTGTTGTGTTAATGATCCTTCTGATTCCACCATTTAGAGAATACGGAACAGCATGGATTGCGATCCTAACAGAAACCTTTGCGACACTACTCATGATTGTCTTTTTATGGAGAAAAGGCGTTCATGTTTGGGCACCTAGAAAAAACAGAAAGGAACATGCTAATGGTTGA